The Alphaproteobacteria bacterium sequence ATGGCCGGGCGCCGTCGCCCAATAGCGGCCGCCGCGGCCCAGTTCGCCGTTGAGGCCGCGGGCGAACAGCGAAAAGCTGATGCCGCTGTGATACTCGAAGCCGCGATGCTCCACCGGGTCGAGGGTCACTTCCAGGTCCGGCAGGCTTTCGGCCAGCAGCGGCAGCAGCGCCTCCGCCGGCGCCAGGGCCTCCCGTGCCGCGGCCGGCAGGTCCAGCGCCTTCAGCGCCTTCAGAGCGGCCGCCGCCGGGCCTGCCGTCGCCATGACCGCGGCCAGCAGCGGGGCCGCCGTGCCGGTCAGGCGCTCGACCGAGGCCTGGTCCTTGCGGTTGAGGGCCTCGCGCAGGTCGTGCGAAACCGCATCGCCCGCCACCAAGGCCGGCAGCAGGGCAGGGGCGAGCACAGGCAGGCTCAGGTCCACGGTCAGGCCCTTGACGCCGAGGGCGGTCAGGGCTTCGACCGCCACGGTGATCGCCTCGGCGTCCGCCGCCACGCTCTCGCAGCCGATCAGTTCCAGGCCGGCCTGGCGAAACTGCCGGTCCGCCCGCAACTGGTCGCCGGTGACGCGCAACACGGTGCCATTGTAGCAAAGGCGCAGCGGTCGGGGCCAGCCGCTCAGGCGGGTGGCCGCGATCCGCGCGATTTGCGGGGTGATGTCGGCGCGCACGGCCATGGTTCGCTGCGAGACCGGGTCGACCAGGCGGAAGGTCTTGTCGACCATCGCCGCGCCGGGGCCGGTCAGCAGCGAGGCTTCGAACTCCACCAGCGGCGTCGACACCTGGCGATAGCCGTTCTGGCGAAACCGGGACAGCAGGCTTTCGGTGACGAAGGCCTCGTGCTCGGCTTCGGGCGGCAGGGTGTCGCGCAGGCCGCTGGGCAGCAGGGCGGTGCTTTCGGTCATGGCGGAGATGTTCCGGCTTCCGGGCGTTGGCCGCCGTTCTAACGGCTACAGCAATTTCCAGCGAGGCGGAATCGCCGCGCGACCCCGAAATTGCGGCAATAAACGGCGCTAGGACGGCGCTGGCAAGCGCTTCAGAACCGCAGCACCTTGGCCTGGATCACGCCATCCACGCCGGCGATCTCCGCCGCCACCGCATCGGAGCACGGCTCGTCGATCTCGACCAGGGCCAGGGCGTGGCCGTTGGCCGGCGAGCGCCCCAGGTGGAAGTTGGCGATATTGACGTTGGCATTGCCGAGAATGGTGCCGAGCTTGCCGATGAAGCCGGGCTTGTCCTCGTTGCGGATGAACAGCATGTGCGAGCCGAGCTGGGCGTCGAAATTGATGTCCTGCACCTCGACCACCCGCGGCATGGTGCCGAACAGGGCGCCGGCGACGGCGCGGGTCTGGCGCTCGGTCTCGACCGTGACGCGGATCAGCGACTGGAAGTCGCCGGACTGGTCGTTCTTGACCTCGGTCACGTCGATATTGCGCTCGCGCGCGATCACCGGCGCGTTGACCATGTTGACGCTGTCCAGCAGCGGCCGCAGCAGGCCCATCAGCACCAGGGCCGACAGCGGCCGGGTGTTCAGCTCCGCCACATGGCCGCGGTATTCGATGGTCAGCTTGCGCAGGCCGCTTTCGGTCAACTGGCCGGCAAAGCTGCCCAGCTGCTCGGCCAGGCCCATGAAGGGCTTCAGGCGCGGCGCTTCCTCGGCGCTGATCGACGGCATGTTGAGCGCGTTCGACACCGCGCCGGTCAGCAGATAGTCGCTGATCTGCTCGGCCACCTGGAGGGCGACGTTCTCCTGCGCCTCTTCCGTGCTGGCGCCCAGATGCGGCGTGGTCACGACATTGTCGAGGCCGAACAGCACGTTCTCGCGCGCCGGCTCCTGCACGAACACGTCGAAGGCGGCGCCGGCCACATGGCCATCCTTCAACGCGGCCGCCAGGTCCTCTTCCACCACCAGGCCGCCGCGGGCGCAGTTGATGATGCGCACGCCCGGCTTGCACCGGGACAGGGTTTCGGTGTTGAGCAGGCCGCGGGTCTGCTCGGTCATGGGCGTGTGCAGGGTGATGAAATCGGCCCGGCGCAGCAACTCCTCGAACTCGACCTTTTCCACGCCCAGATCGGCGGCGCGCTCCGGCGAGAGGAAGGGGTCGAACGCGATGACGCGCATGCGCAGGCCCAGCGCGCGCTCGGCGACGATGGTGCCGATATTGCCGCAGCCGACCACGCCCAGGGTCTTGGCGTACAGTTCGACGCCCATGAATTTCGATTTTTCCCACTTGCCCGCCTGGGTGGAGCGGTCGGCGGCGGGAATCTGGCGCGCCAGCGCGAACATCATGGCGATGGCGTGCTCGGCGGTGGTGATGGTGTTGCCATAGGGCGTGTTCATCACGACGATGCCGCGGGCGGTCGCCGCCGCCTGGTCGACATTGTCGACGCCGATGCCGGCGCGGCCGACCA is a genomic window containing:
- a CDS encoding ATP phosphoribosyltransferase regulatory subunit — encoded protein: MTESTALLPSGLRDTLPPEAEHEAFVTESLLSRFRQNGYRQVSTPLVEFEASLLTGPGAAMVDKTFRLVDPVSQRTMAVRADITPQIARIAATRLSGWPRPLRLCYNGTVLRVTGDQLRADRQFRQAGLELIGCESVAADAEAITVAVEALTALGVKGLTVDLSLPVLAPALLPALVAGDAVSHDLREALNRKDQASVERLTGTAAPLLAAVMATAGPAAAALKALKALDLPAAAREALAPAEALLPLLAESLPDLEVTLDPVEHRGFEYHSGISFSLFARGLNGELGRGGRYWATAPGHAGETATGATLYLDKVMRALDPPAPTRRLYLPAGTTSADRRARQAEGWWTVIGLEPATDAAHEARRLGCSHVWQDGAAVPLG
- a CDS encoding phosphoglycerate dehydrogenase, whose product is MPKVLISDDLSPRATEIFRERGIEVDRKVGLKPDELAAIIGDYDGLAIRSATKVTADLLAKATNLKVVGRAGIGVDNVDQAAATARGIVVMNTPYGNTITTAEHAIAMMFALARQIPAADRSTQAGKWEKSKFMGVELYAKTLGVVGCGNIGTIVAERALGLRMRVIAFDPFLSPERAADLGVEKVEFEELLRRADFITLHTPMTEQTRGLLNTETLSRCKPGVRIINCARGGLVVEEDLAAALKDGHVAGAAFDVFVQEPARENVLFGLDNVVTTPHLGASTEEAQENVALQVAEQISDYLLTGAVSNALNMPSISAEEAPRLKPFMGLAEQLGSFAGQLTESGLRKLTIEYRGHVAELNTRPLSALVLMGLLRPLLDSVNMVNAPVIARERNIDVTEVKNDQSGDFQSLIRVTVETERQTRAVAGALFGTMPRVVEVQDINFDAQLGSHMLFIRNEDKPGFIGKLGTILGNANVNIANFHLGRSPANGHALALVEIDEPCSDAVAAEIAGVDGVIQAKVLRF